AAAGTTGGTGTTACTCCATCCACGTACCGTCAGTTATTTTTGAAAACATGATCATTAAAGTAAAATTAATGATAATGAAACGAAAGACATATAGCGTAAAATGTTTTATGATTAAATGACATATTACCAGATAAAATAATTTTGATGGAGGAAATGTTATGGAAAAAAACAAAGTCAGCCGTACTGCACTGCTTATGGCCTACTGTCGTGGCTATCATGCTGTGCATGATGACTCTAAAATCTTTGATGACTTTCTAGCCTATCGCTTACTTCCAGAGGAGGATCGAGTATCCTTCCACCAGGAATTTACGTTAACCAGCCAACAAATTAAGTCTATTGACCCAGCAAGTGCTGCATTGTGCTATGACGAGGCGGCTGCCTTGGCGTGGAACATGAGGAGCTTGGCCCCTTTACCCCTCGCTGTAAGTCGTGCACGATATTCTGAAGACAGCCTTAAAAAAGCTGAGAGTATACAACAGTATGTGATTCTCGGAGCAGGGTTGGATACCTTTGCTTTTCGACACCCGGAGATGGTAGAAAAACTTCAGGTCTTCGAAGTCGATCATATCTCGACTCAATCCTTTAAGCACCGCCGCTTAGCTGAAATGAATTGGAAAATTCCAGCGAATCTCCACTTTGTTCCAATAGATTTCACCCAGGAAAGTCTTACGGCAGTACTTATGAGTTCTTCGTATAATCCCCAGCTTCCCAGCTTTTTCAGCTGGATGGGTGTTACTTATTATCTAACTCGTGATGAGGTGTTGGCCATACTACTTTCTATTGCCAATATTGCCCCTCCAGGCAGCATGATCATTTTTGATTACATGGATACCGATGCATTTGACCCTGAGAGAGCATCTAATCGTGTACAAGCTGCAATAGAGTATACTCGGCAGCAAGGTGAGCCAATGAAAACAGGCTTTGACCCATCAACATTCGCTGCAGACCTGGCACCTCTAGGCTTACGTCTCTATGAAAACTTGAGCCCCGCTGACATTGAAGAATTATACTTCCACAAAACCATGAATGGCTATCATGCGTACGAACACATGAACTTTGCATGTGTAATTGTAGAATAGTAGAGTGCTCCATCAGGTTCTTAAGTATTCAAAAAGAACATCGTAACTTTACTATGCAAAATCTTTGATTGTCGGAGAAGCGTTCCCTGCCATTTATTTAAGGAGTGAAAATAATGAAACAGATCAATCTTTATGAAACAATCTTCAAGCGAAAGTCAATGAGAAGATACGATTTAACTCCTCTTAATAAAAATACACTTGCAGAAATTTCAGCGTATATGAGAACTTTAAAACCTATAGATGATAACATCACGACTGAAATGAAGATTTTATCACAAAAAGATGTTAAGAATTTGCCAACATTAAAAGCACCACATTATATTGCAGTATTTTCAGAAAATAAAGAAGGATATTTAACAAATGCCGGTTTTATGCTGCAACAGATGGATTTATTTTTTTCAGCTAATGATATTGGTAGTTGTTGGATAGGAATGACAAAGCCAACAGAAAAAACATTAAGTACTTCAAAACTTGAATTTGTGATTTTATTGGCTTTTGGAAAGCCTATAGAAATAGAATCATTATATAGAGAAAGTACATCAGAATTTAATAGAAAGTCTCTTGAACAAATAAGTAATATTACCAA
The sequence above is drawn from the Clostridium formicaceticum genome and encodes:
- a CDS encoding class I SAM-dependent methyltransferase; this translates as MEKNKVSRTALLMAYCRGYHAVHDDSKIFDDFLAYRLLPEEDRVSFHQEFTLTSQQIKSIDPASAALCYDEAAALAWNMRSLAPLPLAVSRARYSEDSLKKAESIQQYVILGAGLDTFAFRHPEMVEKLQVFEVDHISTQSFKHRRLAEMNWKIPANLHFVPIDFTQESLTAVLMSSSYNPQLPSFFSWMGVTYYLTRDEVLAILLSIANIAPPGSMIIFDYMDTDAFDPERASNRVQAAIEYTRQQGEPMKTGFDPSTFAADLAPLGLRLYENLSPADIEELYFHKTMNGYHAYEHMNFACVIVE
- a CDS encoding nitroreductase family protein; the protein is MKQINLYETIFKRKSMRRYDLTPLNKNTLAEISAYMRTLKPIDDNITTEMKILSQKDVKNLPTLKAPHYIAVFSENKEGYLTNAGFMLQQMDLFFSANDIGSCWIGMTKPTEKTLSTSKLEFVILLAFGKPIEIESLYRESTSEFNRKSLEQISNITNANELLEPAGLAPSSGNNQPWFFTGGDGIIHAYCVKSITIMYKRMHMIDMGIAMCHLWIAAKHFGKKVEFINDIAAQNNPPEGYYYIVSLNVK